The DNA segment tttttttttaatgtctctcacagtggacatgcacctaagatgaaaatttcagacccctccatgatttctaagtgggagaacttgcaaaaccgcagggtgttcaaatacttattttccccactgtactctcattgtgggcatgaatgtcatggtaattttgggcttttaatgatgtctttgaactgtggaatgattgtacagcatacatcatgacAAGAATTGGGTGCATACATTTGAATGTATTTTGGATATTCAATCCACCCAGGGTTAAAATTATacttacaggctcaaatatatagatacattcacttaaatcttttacTAAGTGGCAAtgaaggttctacaatgtcttAAAATGACAAGACCTATTAACAATTCGTTTGTGATCATGATTAACTACAACTGGTAATTTCTCTTTGCCACCACAAAATGGATGTGTTTAACAGCACTCAGACTAACCAGTACTCcgaacaatgggaaagtccaaagaAGGAGAATTGTAGATTTAAACAAACTGGGAagatctcttggagccatttctgaaCACCTGCAGATTCCAAGATAATCAGTTCAAACAACCGTATGGAAAGTTAGTCAgagtgtcaccactttgccaaggtctggaagaagacaaactgtcaccctcagatgaggTGAAATTGGTAAGATGTccaggaacaacccaggaaccaccaaggcttaggcctgccatgaactggaaactgctggaacgCCAGTGTCACTGTCCATAGTGAAGTGTTTACATTGCCATGAACTGAGAGGGTGCGACCATgaaagaagcccctgctccaaTAACGACACCTTCAAGCTAGACTGATATTTGCAGTTGCCCACATGGACAAAAcaaatgccttctggagaaatgttttatggtcagacaagacaaaggttgagctatttggccacaatgacgAGCTATTTTTTgaaggagtgaatgtgaggctttcaaacctaagaacacaATCAACTgccaagcatggtggtggtagcatcatgctctggggctgttttcCTGCCAGTGGTACTGATGCATTGCACCAAGTGGAAGGAATAATGAAACAGGACTACATCCAAATTCTTTAACGTCACCTGAAATCAACAACTCAACGGTTGAAACATGGCCATaattgggtgttccaacaggacaatgatccaaaacacacacaTCCAACTGGTTGTGGCTTGGATAAAGCAAGCTAACGTTACTCTTCTgcaatggccttcccaaagccctGACCTCAAACTCTATTGAAAATTTGTGTACTCTGCTTAAAAGTTGGATAtgtgccaggaaaccaaccaatttaaattACCTCTACCAATTCTGgcaagaagagtggtcaaatatccagccaaaattatgccagaagcttgttgatggctaccaaaagtgTCCGAAGTTCAGCTTGCTCATGGGAAGAGCCAATGGAataatgaggtcactggacagaggtgtacgGCACACCCAATATCTTAGTAGGAGGACGGctgtccaagtctttagagtcctgttgcttcctgtcttatGGCTTTGAGAACTGGATGCTGGCCAGTCAGCTAAGTCAATGAGTGGGTGTTATTAGAATCCTTGGGTTCCAGTGGAATGTCTTTATGTCAAATGAGCAGTGAACAGCCAGTAAAGGCCTCTTGCATGCACCATAACTGAACACCAGTTGTGACACTCGAGGAACATGAAACACTTTCCGGAGTTGGGTGAAGCCTCATTGCTGAGGTGTCAGTGATGGGATCAGGCCAACGCGAAACCCATGTATCACTTTGCAGAGGTATATAGATGGTCACTTTTCAGAGATAAGGCTGGATCACAGACTGCTTGGGATTTGGTAATAGCACATTAGCATTTTCTCAAACTTGACCTAACCTAATGTAAATAGAATTATCTAATGCTCAAACTGGGATTTTATTTCTAAAGCTTGTGAATAAGCTTTTTTGATGCCCTAGACTACTAGAACATCAGCATGTGTAGGTTTCGAAAAATTGCCTTCCTACCTTGTACCTTGGCTTGACTAAATATTTGTCTCTCTCACAGTTTGCTTCTTTTTACATCCCTTTGTGCTCTTTAGAGTCTATAGGAGACAGAACAGGCTGGAGGAGGCTTTACACCAGTGTGAAAagtctttgaatcttctgagGGATAGTGGTAAATCAGAGAAGATGTACTCTGTCTATAGGGATATGGCTGCTATTGAACAGAACAAAGGTCAACTGGAAAGATCAATTGAGAATCTCTCTAAGGTAAGGTGATTCTCTCTTACAAGTCATCCTCCACACTAAGGTTCCCAACCTCTGTTGTTATTTAATGTACGACACTGGGGTTTTCTGCTAGGCTCATGCTATTGCTCTGAGTCACAGCCTAGGAGACCTGGAGGTGGCTGAAATCTCCCACAACCTGGCCCTTGTACTTTCTGCTGCGCCAGAGCCCCACCACAATGGTGAGTCTATTTACAGGCCTTAGCTTGGTGCAACCAGCCCTTTAGATGAAGGACGAATCAGTCATTGTCTTCACATATGTCAAACTGTTTAAAATGTGATGGAAACTGTTATTACAAGCATGATGCATGGCAACAATGTGACCCACTCCACTGAGAAGTTATtaaaaatagaatatgtatgtcaaAGAAACCAGCACTGTGTTTTTGGAGGAAATTATTTTCAGGATCATTTCTAACATATGCTACAAATAAGAttcacagtttttatttttggttttccCTTATCTTTAGAATCTGCAGGTCAGTACTTTGAGCAAAGTCTAAGTGGGTACAAGAACTGTGTAGGGCCACACAATGCAACCTTTCTTGCCACTCAGGATGATTTCTGTCGCTTCCTCCTCACCAACGGGCAAAAAGAGGTACAAGCAAACAACCATATAGTGTCACTACACTTATGCACTCCAGGAATTCAAGTGTCCTTCGCCTTCTTATGTTTTTGACCAAGCAATTTTGAAATCCACAGCATATTTTCATGATCAATATTTTCCTTCTTCAGACAAGGGCATAGCAAAAAAGCATTGTGAGAAATGCAACAATTCCACATCCAAAATGGGGTGTGACTGTTTTGTAACAGCAAGAGATGATTTATGTAGGCGTAATGTGCCGTTGCAGAGATGCGCAGAGATCCAGAGAGCTTCTCTCACTTTCAAGAGATCTACATTTGGTGATTTCAGTGCTGAGGTCGCAGACACCCTGCAGTTAATAGGAAGTGTGGAGATGACCCAGGGTCAGATGAAGCAGGCCTATAGGAACATGACAAAGGTAAACACATTTTTCCCCCCACCAGCAGCTGATTTGGTGCTTACTGTGTTGTTATATCCcctccaaaataaaaaaaataaaaaagtttggGGTGTATGGAGGAGGCTTGAGACCAAGAGGCTTGTAAGTGGGACTCCGAAACCAGTTGGATTTCAGGGAAATTTGACCTAATGGTAGTGCACAATGTGATGATATACACTAAGAAAGAATGCTGGTGCAACATTCTTAATGGGAATAATCagacttttgttgtgtttttacacacgcacacatatatatacatacacacacatatatacacacacacacatatatacatatatatatatatatatatatatatatatatatatataaaaaacacacacagctgtgctTAAAAGttgacataccctggcagaatttttttttattatttttttggccatttttcaaataatatgaatgataacacaagcttttttttcccactcatggttagtggttatgtgaagccatttattgtcaaacaactatttactctttttaaatcaaaatgacaacagaaactacctaaatgatgatgatgatcaaaaGTTTAGATACCCTGGTGAttctggcctgataacatgcacataggttgacacaaatgggtttgaatggctacaaaaggtaaccatcctcacctgtgacctGTTTGCATGTAATTCTGTGTGTAAAAGGTcggtgagtttctgggctcctggcagacccttgcatctttcctccagtgctgcactgatgtttctggtttctgagtcatagggaaagcaaaagacttgtcaaagaaaaggtaattgaactgtatgaAACAGGAAATGGATATAATAATATATCCAGGGACTGAgcatgccaatcagcagtgttcacacTCTAAATTAAAAGTAGAAAATGAggaattctgttggaaccaaaccacggtcaggcataccaacaaaaatttcagcaacaactgccaggaaaattgttaggaatgcaaagaaaaacccacaaataacttcagctgaaatacaggactctggctgcttcaagatgcacaataaggaggcacttgaagataaatgggctgcatggttgagtcaccagaagaaagccattactacacaaatgccacaaagtatcccacttacaatacGCCACACAGCACAGAAAACAAAGCTATTTAGAGTGATGAGactaaaattgaactttttggccacaaccatagatgttacatttggagaggagtcaacaaggcctatgataaaAGGTACACCCTTCCTGCTGTAAAGCACAGAGGTGGATTGCTAATATTtttgggatgtgtgagctacaaaggcacaggaaatttGGTTGAAATTTATGGCAGCATGTTATCACAAAATACTGGAAGAAAATTTGCACCTATCAGCCTGGAAGCTGCACATGGGACGTACTTGAACGTTCCAGCATGACAaccatccaaaacacaaggccaagttgaaTGGCATTgggtacagcagaataaagtgaaggcctGGAGTGGCCATCACAGTCTCCtaacctcaatatcattgagccactctggggagatctcaaacatgtagttcatgcaagacagaccaggaactgaaggtttttttttccaagaagAATGGGTAGCTTTAACAACAGGGTAAATAAAGATCCTcacccacaactaccacaaaagactcaaaGCTGTCATTGATATTAAAGGGGGCGATACACTGTATTTACGAAcgggagtatgtaaacttttgatcagggtcatttgggtagtttctgttgtctttTTGTTTAAAGAGAGTAAACACAGTTACTTGACAATAAatgatatacacacatacacaaccactaaccatgagtgaaaaaaaagtttgttctGTTATCTTTCATATTGTctgaaaaatgggaaaaaaaaatttctaccagggtatgtaaacgtttgagcacagctgtatgtgtgtgtgtgtgtgtgtatatatatatatatatatatatatatatatatatatatatatatttaaatcatATGTCATATTACTTGTACAGACATAGACTCTGTATATACTTGACAAACCTacgacatcacccataggttttctaagGAGCAGGTTTGAAGCACAAATAGGTTTGTTCCAAATGCTAACATCTTGGCAGTGTCTGATGCCGTCTACCCCCTGGCAACACTCATGAATGGGTTTAGAGGTGAGCCATAGGTCAGACCTGGGTGGGAAGAATGAAGATCTAATACACGCCCCCCTCCCCCTACTTGGTGTGCAAAACACAAGCTAAGCTTAGGCTAAAAGGGGACGAGGTAGTGGATTTCATACTGGGTGGCTTAGGTGTGGGTATTACAACATATCACGGGCATATTGCTTCAGTAACAGTGGACCTAATGTCTCCTGCCAATTAGTGCTAATGATGGTAACATAAATAATATGAAAATTTCACTCAAGAAAAATACTGGTGCACTGACTTGTTAGACTGTTTGTCAGTAGCATTTACTGCACAGCAAACCATATTATCTCAGGTAACTTGTAATAACCTGGCCAGAAAGGACAAACAGTCAGGTCAACAGGGTCGAgttcacagcagctagcagccactgttagtgcggCCCTTAGTCCAGCACACAACTGTTGCTCAACTAACCATGTCCATAATTATTCataataactttatggcttacaaTAGTTTAAACCAATGAGTtatttaagaaaaataaaaacaatttcaCACACCCCCATATAGTTGTCAAGAACAGCAAATCTAGCTACAGCAaccaaacctgttttttttttttttctgtcaggctATGAACATGTTCATTTCTACTGTAAAATTAGGAATTTTGACATGGGGCTCTATGGGGAGTGATTCTCTATTGGAGCCAGGCTCAAGCGGAAACAGCAAGATTTGCCACTTCTGTCTTTGCTTAATTTTTCCATGCCAGAAGCTGGGGCTTGGTATAGCTAGACCTGCTGGGTTTTTCAGAAGTTGAACACTCTGTCAATTTGTGTATTCAATCAGACTTTCTACCACTGCTATACAATACATGCAAGCAGTTATTGTGGCAGCATGGGGGGTCTCACTTTGTGAGCTTGCTCTTACAGTTGTGTACAAAATAAAAGCAGtgcgtaaaaataaataaacaaaactcaGAATCCTTATAATGGCTTTTATTGCCATACAGGCAAATGCATTGAGAACGCTTTACACTGTATTCCAAATCAAATCATGAAGAAAATATATCAAATTTGCTATTACTTTAcaaaaaagtgaagaaaaaagaaTATTAGGTTAAAAAATAGTGTATGCATTTTTTTGTGTGAAAAAACTGGTGTCAAACAGGTGGCTCTTATTCAAAGATGAAGGTGGCAGATGTTGCACATGCTGGTTgtagtgcatttctctctgaaaatctgagtaaaatgggttgTTCCAGACAGTGTTaagaagaacagcgtactttgattataaagttgattggagaggggaaacaaaGAAATGCAGAAAATTCGTAATcagctgctcagctaaaatgatcataaatgctttaaaatagtaaccaaaaccagaaagatgtggaagaaaatggaaaaccaccattcaaatggatcaaagaatagcaataatggcaaagactcagccaatgatcaacTCCAGGGCAGTCAAAGGAGGTCTGAAGTTTCCTGTGAGTACTGTTACGATTAGAGGATACTTATGTGAAGCCAGCCTATGGCCAAGAAacccccacaaagtcccactgTTGAAAATAAAGACTGTACTGAAGTACtagagaggttacaatttgccaacgaATATATTGACCAATCTCAAGAGAAACAGTGCAATGCCCAATGTCTTGGACTGGTTAAGCCAAGATGGTTCTGTTTTGGTCTAGGAGTCACAGACGGTTTGTCAGAtgacccccaaaaactgaattcaatccACAGTACactatgaagacagtgaagcctgatggagcaagcatcatgatatggggatgtttccCATACTCTGGTGTCAGGCCTACTTAtcgcataccagggatcatggatcagtttgaaaatacttgaagaggtcatgttgccttatgccaaagagtaaatgcccttgaaatgggtttttcaacaagacagcaaccccaaacacaccagcaactaCGCAACATCTTGTtcccagaccaacaagattaacattatggagtggccagcccaatcctgaGAACTTAATCCAAGAGCAAACTTGTGGGGAGACATCAAAAATGTTGTTTGAGGTAAAACCAAGAAAtacagaggaattgtggaatgcaGTCCAATCTTCCTGGGCTGGAATatctgttcacaggtgccaggagttggtcgactccatgcaacacagatgtgaagcagttctcagaaacagtggttatacaactaaatattagttcagtgattcacaggaaagatcaatcttcaagcatttttcagtttatacagaatatgtttgagtttgtaaagcaCAATGAAGATGCTGCTATTTTTTAAACAGCCTAATATGACTTTTCCTTCACTTTCTATAAAgtaataaatttaataaaatttTCTTCGTTTTGATTTGGAAAAttgtgtgcagtgttcccaatgcatttgcatgtatggaaataaaacctATTATAAGAGTTCTGAGAGATACccactttttaaaaacacactattattgtgaacacaagTGCAGCTCTCTTCCAACCTGAACATGCACATCAAAAAATGCAGTATGGAGTAATTGTTGTTTACATCAACTATGGAATTGTTTCTGCAAAGCTATTTTGGAGATTTTATATAAAGGTCAAGTGTCAGGAGgtgtgaccacacacacacacacgacactcCAGAGAGGATGAACGGCctgttgacacacacacacacacacacacaaagagtccCTGTCATTTTGAGACATGCTATTTCCACTGTCCGGTCACAGGCTTGGCGCTGTCATAGTCGTATGCCAATCTTGGACGGGTGAAAGGTGCTGAGCCGCAACCCCCGATGTAAAAATACCATACAGAGTCACGGTTGCTTTTTCAGTCTGCTTGGAGCCTGAAAGATGGTCAACACAACTTTGGAAATCTGCCAGCTGTTGTCAGTCAACGCAACCGTGCTCCTAATTAAAGTACAACGCCATTATGTCCTTTCAGGAAACATGTGCTGAGTAAGGAATAGTCATGTTTTAGTTGGCTTTGTTGTGTGTTTATCTTCAAACGATTTGACATCAACAAGATTATATGTCTTAAGTGATGAAGAATGACTTTCATGGCGCCCCCTAGTAACCTTAGGTTTCTGTTTCCAAGTCACAACGTGCCTGTAAGTGAAGAGGCTCGGTTGctatgttgttttgttgttgagtCGCTCTATAGAGAGGGGTCCAAGTGTGACAGGATGCATCAGTTCTCACTCTTGTATGCCGCCTGTCCGCTAACCTTTCTGAAGCACCCTGACGGAACAGATGTGACAGGACGTTTTCTGCAGCAGTCTTCATGAGGGCATCTGATCTCCTGACTGAGAAAGTGGAAAACCTGAGCTACACAGAGATAATGCCATGATAATAAGAAACAGCAGAAACACACAGAACAatggtacacacatacacacacacttgacATTTCCCCCCTTACTCTGTGGCGGTGCTGGAAAAAAAAGACCTATTACATCAGCTCTAGCAACAGTGAAAACACACATGAGGCCAGATGGATGTGTTCCAGATTACCCAATGTTTTACTTACCCTGGTGAGGAGGGAAACTTTTCTCTCCCACTTTTACTACTACAGTGCAGCAGGGTTCTGTTTGTGTTTATGGTGATTGCGTAACAGACACCTTTTCTTCTTGTGCCGCCCTGTGCTTGTACATACCGTGCATTTTCTAGAGTTTATTAAACTTGATCACTGTGGTGCTATGTCAAACAGGTCAGCAGTCATCTGGACTGAAAAAAGCTAATGGTAAAATGTTAACCATCTCAAGTTGTCACACCTGTGGTTTGGATCTTGCTTGTTGACTCGACTGTCCGAGTGGTCAGCACAGGTGAAGCAGTTATTTTGGGATGTTTAGAGCATTCACATGTTGCTAGGAAGTGTTTATTCCCTTCTGAGTTTGAGTTGCACTGCTCGTCTTCCACTCGCCACTCTGTTACaaatttatttttgaatttagtgTCTGGAGATTCAGAGATTGATGGACGGTCACCACCACAAGAGGACAAAAGCTACGCAGAAAGCGGTGGACGTGCTGGCCAGGTAAATGCAGTACAGCAGACCATTAAATAAGAAAACCAGATCAATAACTATTAAAATTCTACTGATTTTCAATACATGCTTGAGTAGTTGGAAATATGTAAGCAGATGCAGTCATAAAATGTTTGTTTTGCAGGACACCGGAGGTGTCTGAGAGGCGGCGGAGACAAAATAAAGGGAAAACAAAGCCTCATGTATTTTCAGATGTGCCTTCCAGTGGCATAGAGAGAAACTCCAACTCTGAACCTTGAAATTGTTTTTACTGTATTCTTTGTTGCAACATAACACCTCAGGGGGGTTTCCACCTTCACTGTGTTTAATACGACGTGTAATGAACAGTAAGATGGTCTGAAAGTTGATGATTCCTCATCACTACATCGTAGCATGTCATGATGTTCCATGAATTGCTCAAAATATTGCACTGCCTTGGTGCATCATGCCAAGTTGTGGTTACGTACTGGTGCATCTGGATGATGTCTTGACAGTTTCATGGTAGAATCTTGCTGAGTTACAACTGCTCTTGCTCATACAAGAGGGGGAAAAGGATTACCATGAACCATCGCCATGCGCCACAagtcagaggtgggagtaagtcactgtaaagtcatcaatctgccagctgtcaaacacttggtggtcattatggcttgtagacttgacttgggacttgcagattcatgacttgagagtgacttgatggtgacttactcccacttcTGCCACAAGTGCAACACAATGTCCATAGACACTGCTCAAAAATGGCCGAGACTGTAATTCT comes from the Thalassophryne amazonica chromosome 8, fThaAma1.1, whole genome shotgun sequence genome and includes:
- the ttc23 gene encoding tetratricopeptide repeat protein 23 codes for the protein MEDAEEMAKSRPKSNDFKSSIRSVDSTIGAIAASSECDADVMSSLTGCAKVEFIMVPPEEKLIYFEKRAETLAGKQEFDACIQDLVRCVALTKVFYGEGCLKVAQAYATLAKAYFKYKGWGLQAWEHSSQARDLLPLCSSISCRREKLEVLMCLLSTHLTQGGAALLSHTLEEAESSYLEASQILKELHRQDGVNPDEKIETQLEISTGLTRVYRRQNRLEEALHQCEKSLNLLRDSGKSEKMYSVYRDMAAIEQNKGQLERSIENLSKAHAIALSHSLGDLEVAEISHNLALVLSAAPEPHHNESAGQYFEQSLSGYKNCVGPHNATFLATQDDFCRFLLTNGQKERCAEIQRASLTFKRSTFGDFSAEVADTLQLIGSVEMTQGQMKQAYRNMTKCLEIQRLMDGHHHKRTKATQKAVDVLARTPEVSERRRRQNKGKTKPHVFSDVPSSGIERNSNSEP